One Streptomyces sp. P9-A2 DNA window includes the following coding sequences:
- a CDS encoding ATP-dependent Clp protease proteolytic subunit: MTRPLGRHVMPGFTEHTASGHRTADPYGKLLEERILLLGTPIDETSANDLIAQFMHLEHRAPDRDIALYVNSPGGSFHAMSAIYDTLRFVTCEVQTVCLGRADGTAALLLAAGTPGKRYVLPGARLVLRQPAPPEPAEGSASDLAVQAEELWRIRDRIEDMLVRHTHRTPEQVRSDVERDTVLDARAAVEYGLADRILADRESPRPTPGAR; the protein is encoded by the coding sequence ATGACCCGACCGCTCGGCCGCCACGTCATGCCCGGGTTCACCGAACACACGGCGTCCGGACACCGGACCGCGGATCCGTACGGCAAACTGCTGGAGGAGCGGATCCTCCTCCTGGGGACACCGATCGACGAGACCTCCGCGAACGACCTGATCGCCCAGTTCATGCACCTGGAGCACCGGGCCCCCGACCGGGACATCGCCCTTTACGTCAACTCCCCCGGTGGCTCCTTCCACGCCATGTCGGCGATCTACGACACCCTGCGCTTCGTCACCTGCGAGGTGCAGACGGTCTGCCTGGGCCGGGCCGACGGAACGGCCGCGCTGCTTCTGGCCGCCGGGACGCCGGGCAAGCGGTACGTCCTGCCGGGGGCGCGGCTGGTGCTCCGTCAGCCGGCACCGCCGGAGCCGGCGGAGGGAAGCGCGAGCGACCTGGCCGTTCAGGCGGAGGAACTGTGGCGGATCCGGGACCGGATCGAGGACATGCTGGTCCGGCACACCCACCGCACCCCGGAACAGGTCCGGTCGGACGTCGAACGGGACACCGTCCTCGACGCGCGGGCGGCAGTGGAGTACGGCCTCGCCGACCGGATCCTGGCCGACCGCGAGAGCCCGCGCCCCACTCCCGGCGCGAGGTGA
- a CDS encoding C40 family peptidase: MTALNRVPSLMARAGTASALTLAAVGGSIVLPGTASEAAAATPAAKALKIAASKKGAPYRWGATGPSRFDCSGLTLYSFKKAGKQLPRTASQQYNKTRHISASNRKAGDLVFFHSGQNVYHVGIYAGQGKLWHAPKTGDVVRLQKIWTRSVWYGRVK; encoded by the coding sequence ATGACCGCGCTCAATCGCGTCCCGTCTCTCATGGCCAGGGCCGGTACGGCCTCGGCCCTCACCCTCGCCGCCGTGGGCGGCTCGATCGTCCTCCCCGGCACCGCCTCGGAGGCGGCGGCCGCGACTCCGGCCGCCAAGGCCCTCAAGATCGCAGCGTCCAAGAAGGGCGCGCCCTACCGGTGGGGCGCCACCGGACCGAGCCGCTTCGACTGCTCCGGACTCACCCTCTACTCGTTCAAGAAGGCGGGCAAGCAGCTGCCCCGCACTGCGTCCCAGCAGTACAACAAGACCCGCCACATCTCCGCCTCGAACCGCAAGGCGGGGGACCTGGTCTTCTTCCACTCGGGCCAGAACGTGTACCACGTGGGCATCTACGCGGGCCAGGGCAAACTCTGGCACGCGCCCAAGACCGGGGACGTGGTACGCCTGCAGAAGATCTGGACCCGCAGCGTCTGGTACGGCCGGGTGAAGTGA